The nucleotide sequence ATCCCATGCCCCCCTTTTAGCACAACACCATAGATATCTTTATCCGAATCTTTAAAAACATATACAAGACTTCCGTTATATGTTTGATAAAGACAACCATCTTCTGGCACCACAGCTTCAGTGTCCTTGAATTGTTCCAATGTAGCAACAACCATCTTCAATCGCTTAAGTGTCGCAGTAACTTTTGACATGCCACTTCTCCATTCAGACAATTTGGTTATTCATTTTTTTACCACAGAACACAACGAACACAAGACGCAAAACAACCAAAGACCACACCAAAACAAACAACTCAATAAATATCTTCTAAAGAATAATGTCGTTACCACAAGCCCATACTTTCATAATCAAATTTGTCCAAAGGGAAGCGATCAGATTCTGTCCAACCCTCTTCTTTGAGATCTATGATGATATGCTGCATGGCTACCTTCTCGGCATAGTCTCCAAAAATTTCTATCGCCTGCTTGACTCCAGCCGCATGGTGCCTGAGTTTCCGATGCCGGGTCATATAGGGTTCGACACCATGAAATTCATCAAGCCAACGATGTATCTCTGGGTATGGATTCCCAAACTCTCTCTGAGAAGCCTCACAATGCTTTTCGAAGGTAGCCATGCAAATTACCTATTCAAAAACCACATGGAAATAAATCTGCTCATAATCA is from Solidesulfovibrio magneticus RS-1 and encodes:
- a CDS encoding DUF6915 family protein, whose protein sequence is MATFEKHCEASQREFGNPYPEIHRWLDEFHGVEPYMTRHRKLRHHAAGVKQAIEIFGDYAEKVAMQHIIIDLKEEGWTESDRFPLDKFDYESMGLW